TAATGTATCGTAGGGCCTGACTTTGTTAAATAGCCGTAGTAGGTTCTCGATGATGCGGCAACGTGCAAGTCGATTACGCCATTCTTGGAGGCAAGGTTGAAATGCCATTTAACGGGCACTTGCATTCTTGTCTTGGGGTCTATCCAATATTCCAGTTCATCAAGAATAATATTACTGCTGCCTTTCTCATCGTGAAAAACAACCTCCTTCTCGTCTACAACCACATGGCTGTAGGTTCTTCCCATGGATGGGAAGTAATAGATGAAGATTCGGATATTATCACTGGCCCACCAGCACCAGTAATAGGGCGTACCGGTAAGCACCTGTGCCAGGTCCCAAGCCGGTTGGGTGAATTTTTCCTGAACTCCGAAACCTTTTGTAAGGGTGTATGTCTTGCCCTGGGCCTTGATGGAACCTTCAACCCACATCGGCTGCTCGTAACCGGCAAGGCCGTTCTTGGCAAGATCAGCGTATTTCCCTTTGTGGTAAGAGGCATCGCCCAACCCGCCAAAGACGAGGTCGCATTCCACTCCCAGATGTTCTCCCTTCATCTCCCAATAGGGAGGGCGGCAGACAATCTCACGGTTTTGCAGGTACCAGACTACTTCGTCCTTTGTCTGGCGCACTCCGCCTCCTCTCCAGTGATCGGTGGCCCAGGTGCGATTCCCAATAAACTCATTATCGTGCATTTTGTCCGTCTGGCCTTTGGGTTCGACCACAAAAGTGGTCTGCAATTTGTAAACATCATCCACTTGCCATGGACCCGTAAGCCCGCCTCCGGCCCGGAAAATACACGATACTACCGAGATGAGGTGATCGCTGGTTTCGCCCATCAGAAATAAGGCATTATTTTCGAAATATGACTGTCCCTTGGGCAATTTGTCTTTGTAGCTCAGTTGGTCCTCCAGGGTTACATTTGTTACCGCCTTTCTTCTGCTTGTCATGATCCTCCTTTCTCAGATCAACGGTGATGCCTTTCTTGTTGCGATTAACAGTATCGAACGTGAAATCACTTTCATCTACTTCACCGGTACAAGCTTCCCTCCGGTAAACTGCACAATCTGTCCTGCTAAACTTGGACTGCCATCAGCATAGATCGTGAGTAGCCCGGCCGGTGAGTTCCAGACAACTTTTCCCGAGCGCATTGCCTTCTGTATATCCTCGGGCTTATCCGACCCGGCCAGTTCTATGGTTCGCAAGGCGACCTCAGGTGGGCCATACATCATAAAATCGCTAGCCGCAGGAGCCCGCCCGTTTTCCGCTGCGAATACTTGTTCAAATTTTACAGACTCGGGGGTACCCGACCCGGCCATCCACATAAGCCAATGGTACGAGCCTTCCGCCCCTGTCTGCTTCAAAGAATTTGCAGAACTTGACGATGCGGTTGGGCAGATAACCTTAATGTTGCCCCAGCCTCCGAGTTCAGGCATCTGCTTGAAGATAGCAGTGTAAGAGTCGCCCCCACTCAAATCCGCAACAAGGACATCGGGATTTTCCATTCTTATGCGGGTTAAGAAGGGCGAGTAGTCGAGCGAGCCCGCAGCCGCATATTGTTCATAGACCACCTTAATCCCGGCTGCAGTGAGTATTGCCTTCACCGCAGATTGGCGTTCTCGTACATTCTGGTCATCCAATCCAAGAAGGGCCACGGTTTTAGGTTTAAAATTGCTGACCACAAATTCCGCCGTCATCTTTGAGGCATCAATTGCAGCGGGATAGATCGCGCGTATGGTATATGGATAGGTGCTTAGGTCCTTCGGGCTGGCCCCCATGCTGAAAAAAGGTACTTTAGCCTCTTGCGCAAAATCAACATCAGCAATGAACTCGGCTCCGGTCGCCCCGCCGTAGATAATTGCGGAGACTTTTTCCTGCAGGGCCAGCTTGTTAAAACAAACCTTGCACTCGGCCACTTGGGTCTTGGTATCGCACGTGACCCACTCGATAGGCCTGATCACTCCCCCGACATTGATGCCTCCCTTCTCTGCTAATTCCTTCTTCACCACTTTCATGCCCATTTCGGCGATTGTGGAAGCAACGGCTCCCTGGCCGGAATAAGGAAGCATGACACCGATCTTTATCGGCTCTTTGGAGACAGTTGGCGCGGGCGTTGTCGCCGCTGGGGTCGTCGCTGCGGGCGTTGTCTTTGCCGGTGTCGTCGCCACAGGCGTTGCGGTTTCCTCTTCGTCATCATCGCCACAGGCTGCCAGTATCGGCACGATCAGCACCAGAACCATGACTAAAGCTGCCAGTTTGTACAATAAAGTACTTCTCGATCGCATCGTTATCCTCCCTTTATATTTTCTTGTGAACCTACTCCATGCCTGCTATGTGTGATTATTAGTTTTAGGGCCTGCCTATATCTGTCATCCTGGCGCACCTCCTGTTACCCATTGGCCTGTTTATTTTCGGTCTCGAGTTTGACCCATCT
The genomic region above belongs to Dehalococcoidia bacterium and contains:
- a CDS encoding ABC transporter substrate-binding protein, with product MRSRSTLLYKLAALVMVLVLIVPILAACGDDDEEETATPVATTPAKTTPAATTPAATTPAPTVSKEPIKIGVMLPYSGQGAVASTIAEMGMKVVKKELAEKGGINVGGVIRPIEWVTCDTKTQVAECKVCFNKLALQEKVSAIIYGGATGAEFIADVDFAQEAKVPFFSMGASPKDLSTYPYTIRAIYPAAIDASKMTAEFVVSNFKPKTVALLGLDDQNVRERQSAVKAILTAAGIKVVYEQYAAAGSLDYSPFLTRIRMENPDVLVADLSGGDSYTAIFKQMPELGGWGNIKVICPTASSSSANSLKQTGAEGSYHWLMWMAGSGTPESVKFEQVFAAENGRAPAASDFMMYGPPEVALRTIELAGSDKPEDIQKAMRSGKVVWNSPAGLLTIYADGSPSLAGQIVQFTGGKLVPVK